Proteins encoded together in one Sulfolobales archaeon window:
- a CDS encoding ABC transporter permease translates to MRIYNILRESLSILMSNDASKAGFIIMVAFILIAALADLIAPYNPYERISQPFQPPSERHWLGTDDLGRDIFSQLIHSARLSLLIGFISAVVATMIGTLLGLIAGYYGGRVDELVMRFTDLWLAFPNLLFTILLVVLFAPLAGNRLIPIIIAIAIGSWPTAARLIRSAVISIKQSQYIESARALGASNSRIIFKHILPNTSSLIIVEVITLMGNAMLTEASLSFLGLGDPRAISWGMMLHYALLRNAIYLGMWWWFLPPGIMISLAVLAVILLGTGLEEYFNPRLRRRL, encoded by the coding sequence AATCATGGTCGCTTTCATATTGATCGCGGCTTTGGCAGATCTCATAGCCCCCTACAACCCCTATGAAAGAATCTCCCAACCCTTCCAACCCCCTAGCGAGAGGCACTGGCTAGGCACAGACGATCTCGGGAGAGATATATTCTCACAGCTCATCCACTCAGCAAGGCTCTCACTATTAATAGGATTCATATCCGCTGTAGTAGCAACCATGATAGGAACCCTCCTGGGACTCATAGCAGGCTACTACGGTGGAAGGGTTGATGAGCTTGTGATGAGGTTCACAGATCTCTGGCTGGCCTTTCCAAATCTGCTATTCACAATACTACTCGTTGTGCTCTTCGCCCCGCTGGCTGGGAATAGGCTTATCCCCATAATAATCGCTATAGCTATAGGCTCGTGGCCGACTGCTGCAAGGTTGATAAGATCTGCTGTGATCTCTATTAAGCAGAGCCAATATATAGAGAGTGCAAGGGCTCTGGGGGCGAGCAACTCAAGGATCATATTTAAACATATTCTGCCGAACACATCCTCACTAATAATCGTCGAGGTGATAACGCTTATGGGGAACGCGATGCTCACCGAGGCCTCTCTAAGCTTTCTAGGCCTAGGAGATCCGAGGGCTATTAGCTGGGGTATGATGCTCCACTACGCATTGCTGAGAAACGCGATATATCTTGGAATGTGGTGGTGGTTCCTCCCACCAGGGATAATGATCAGTCTAGCCGTGTTAGCAGTCATACTTCTGGGCACCGGTTTGGAGGAATACTTCAACCCGAGGCTTAGGAGAAGGCTATAA
- a CDS encoding lipoyl domain-containing protein: protein MVLEKIVRIPEELWPRRGGWSGKVINILKRPGDRVSKGDPLVEVEIEKAVLVIESPYDGVVKEILVSPGSSVSPGSGVVKVEVFGEG from the coding sequence TTGGTTCTGGAGAAGATTGTTAGGATCCCTGAGGAGCTCTGGCCGAGGAGGGGTGGGTGGAGCGGTAAGGTTATAAATATACTTAAAAGGCCTGGTGATAGGGTTTCTAAGGGAGATCCTCTCGTTGAGGTTGAGATTGAGAAGGCCGTGCTTGTTATAGAGTCTCCCTATGACGGGGTTGTCAAGGAGATCCTAGTATCCCCAGGGAGCTCTGTATCCCCTGGAAGCGGTGTTGTGAAGGTGGAGGTCTTTGGAGAAGGTTAG